One segment of Panicum virgatum strain AP13 chromosome 1K, P.virgatum_v5, whole genome shotgun sequence DNA contains the following:
- the LOC120678679 gene encoding gallate 1-beta-glucosyltransferase-like → MGEEAAAVPHAVAAASAPPHLVLICFPGQGHVNPMLRLAKRVAAKGLLVTFSSLASVGARLAAAAGVSAGGDGVPVGRGRVRFEFLEDGDPGPDLDDLMRHLDTAGPPAFAALLRRQAEEGRPVACVVANPFMPWASDVAAGEGILTAVLWVQSCTVFSLYYHHVHGLVEFPPEDDPEARFRLPGLPEMSAADVPSFLLPFKLLADAIITQFRTIGRASWVLVNSFAELEGDVVAALPGVTPRPPELIPVGPLIELQQQAGQEEEDAVRGDLIKAADDCVEWLDAQPPRSVVYASVGSVVLLSPGEVAEMAHGLVSTGRPFLWVVRLDTQPHLPAGFVESVSGRGAVVAWSPQERVLAHPSTACFLTHCGWNSTLETVAAGVPVVAFPQWGDQCTDARFLVEELGMGVRLRGARREAVREAVEAAVAGPRAGEMLASARRWSAAARAAVAPGGSSDAHVQAFVDEVARRARGGGAAKAEAQAAQPPPAVATEAS, encoded by the coding sequence ATGGGTGAGGAAGCGGCGGCCGTGCCCcatgccgtggcggcggcgagcgccccGCCGCACCTGGTGCTGATATGCTTCCCGGGGCAGGGCCACGTGAACCCCATGCTCCGCCTGGCCAAGCGCGTCGCGGCCAAGGGCCTCCTCGTGACCTTCTCCTCGCTGGCCAGCGTGGGCGCgaggctggccgccgccgcgggggtgtcggccggcggcgacggcgtgcccGTGGGCCGGGGCCGCGTGCGGTTCGAGTTCCTGGAGGACGGCGACCCCGGGCCCGACCTGGACGACCTCATGCGGCACCTCGACACGGCCGGCCCGCCGGCGTTCGCGGCGCTGCTGCGGCGCCaggcggaggagggccggcCCGTGGCGTGCGTGGTGGCGAACCCGTTCATGCCGTGGGCGAgcgacgtcgccgccggcgaggggatCCTGACGGCGGTGCTGTGGGTGCAGTCGTGCACGGTGTTCTCGCTCTACTACCACCACGTGCACGGCCTGGTGGAGTTCCCGCCCGAGGATGACCCGGAGGCGCGGTTCCGGCTGCCGGGCCTGCCGGAGATGTCGGCCGCCGACGTGCCGTCGTTCCTGCTCCCGTTCAAGCTCCTCGCCGACGCGATCATCACGCAGTTCCGCACCATCGGGCGGGCCTCGTGGGTGCTGGTGAACTCGTTCGCGGAGCTGGAGGGGGACGTGGTGGCCGCGCTCCCCGGCGtgacgccgcgcccgccggagcTCATCCCCGTGGGCCCGCTCATCGAGCTCCAGCAGCAGGCgggccaggaggaggaggacgcggtgCGCGGGGACCTGATCAAGGCCGCCGACGACTGCGTGGAGTGGCTGGACGCGCAGCCGCCGCGGTCCGTGGTGTACGCGTCGGTGGGCAGCGTGGTGCTGCTGTCCCCCGGCGAGGTCGCGGAGATGGCGCACGGGCTGGTGTCGACGGGGCGGCCGTTCCTGTGGGTGGTGCGGCTGGACACGCAGCCGCACCTGCCGGCGGGGTTCGTGGAGTCCGTGtccgggcgcggcgcggtggtggCGTGGAGCCCGCAGGAGCGCGTGCTGGCGCACCCGTCGACGGCGTGCTTCCTGAcgcactgcgggtggaactcgacgctggagacggtggcggcgggggtgcCCGTGGTGGCGTTCCCGCAGTGGGGGGACCAGTGCACGGACGCGCGCTTCctggtggaggagctcggcatGGGCGTGCGCCTGCGGGGCGCCCGGCGGGAGGCCGTGCGAGAGGCCGTGGAGGCCGCCGTGGCGGGGCCCCGCGCGGGGGAGATGCTCGCGAGCGCCAGGCGGTGGAGCGCCGCGGCCAGGGCCGCCGTGGCGCCCGGCGGTTCCTCGGACGCCCACGTCCAGGCGTTCGTGGACGAGGTGGCGCGccgggcgcgtggcggcggagcggctAAGGCCGAGGCCCAGGCGGCCCAGCCTCCTCCCGCCGTCGCCACAGAGGCCTCCTAG